A stretch of Rhododendron vialii isolate Sample 1 chromosome 4a, ASM3025357v1 DNA encodes these proteins:
- the LOC131324489 gene encoding xyloglucan 6-xylosyltransferase 2-like: MLERCFGPRQLWHIKRVLRNGKVTLICLVLTILVIRANIGAGRFGTPEQDLEEFREHFFHSSSRRVLEEAATTSNAAAAAAADTANATDAASEYSYANADMTKIWADEGEDEKPKSYSEAYTLGPQILDWDDQRAEWLEKNPDFPNFVGPNKPRVLLVTGSSPKPCENPIGDHYLVKSIKNKMDYARVHGIEVFYNFALFDAEMTGFWAKLPLIRKLLLAHPEVEFLWWMDSDAMFTDMAFEIPWERYEDHNFVLHGWEVMVYDWHSWVGLNTGSFLLRNCQWSLDILDVWAPMGPKAVREEAGRLLTRELKDRPVFEADDQSAMVYILATQKEKWGDKVYIESEYHLHGYWGVLVDRYEEMIDTYHPGLGDDRWPLVTHFVGCKPCGKFGEYSVERCLKQMDRAFNFGDNQILQMYGFTHKTLASRRVKRTRNETTNPLEIKDELGLLHSEFKATRVSTP, from the coding sequence ATGCTAGAGCGGTGCTTCGGGCCTCGGCAGCTATGGCACATCAAGCGAGTCCTCCGTAACGGGAAAGTAACGCTCATCTGCCTGGTGCTAACGATCCTCGTCATCCGCGCCAACATCGGTGCCGGGAGGTTCGGGACCCCGGAGCAAGACCTCGAAGAGTTCCGCGAGCACTTCTTCCACTCCTCCAGCCGCCGCGTCCTCGAGGAGGCCGCAACAACAAGCAATGCCGCTGCTGCCGCTGCCGCCGACACCGCCAACGCCACCGATGCGGCGTCTGAGTACAGCTACGCCAACGCCGACATGACGAAGATTTGGGCGGACGAAGGCGAGGACGAAAAACCCAAGAGTTACAGCGAGGCTTACACCCTGGGACCCCAGATACTTGACTGGGACGATCAGAGAGCCGAGTGGCTGGAAAAAAATCCTGATTTTCCCAACTTCGTGGGACCCAACAAGCCTCGGGTCTTGTTGGTTACCGGGTCGTCCCCGAAACCGTGCGAAAACCCGATCGGCGATCATTACCTGGTGAAGTCGATCAAGAACAAGATGGATTACGCCAGGGTTCACGGGATCGAGGTGTTCTACAACTTCGCTTTGTTCGACGCGGAAATGACGGGGTTTTGGGCTAAGCTCCCGTTGATCCGGAAGCTCTTGCTGGCTCACCCGGAGGTAGAGTTCCTGTGGTGGATGGATAGCGATGCCATGTTTACCGATATGGCGTTCGAGATCCCGTGGGAGAGGTACGAGGATCACAACTTCGTGTTGCACGGATGGGAGGTGATGGTGTACGACTGGCATAGCTGGGTCGGGTTGAACACGGGTAGTTTTTTGCTGAGGAACTGTCAGTGGTCGTTGGACATTCTCGACGTTTGGGCTCCCATGGGTCCCAAGGCGGTTCGGGAAGAGGCCGGGAGGTTGCTCACGCGGGAGCTTAAAGATCGGCCAGTTTTCGAAGCCGATGATCAGTCCGCCATGGTTTATATACTCGCGACGCAGAAGGAGAAGTGGGGTGACAAGGTGTATATCGAAAGCGAGTACCATTTGCACGGCTACTGGGGCGTTCTGGTCGACAGGTACGAAGAGATGATCGACACTTACCACCCTGGTCTCGGAGACGATAGGTGGCCGCTTGTGACTCACTTTGTCGGGTGCAAGCCGTGCGGAAAGTTCGGGGAGTATTCGGTGGAGAGGTGTTTGAAGCAGATGGACCGCGCTTTCAACTTTGGGGACAATCAGATCCTGCAGATGTACGGGTTTACGCACAAGACGCTCGCGAGTAGGAGGGTGAAGAGAACCAGAAACGAGACAACCAACCCTCTCGAGATCAAGGATGAGCTTGGTTTGCTTCACTCGGAATTCAAAGCTACTAGGGTGTCGACTCCTTGA
- the LOC131324502 gene encoding xyloglucan 6-xylosyltransferase 2-like encodes MLDWCFGPRQLWKIKIFVRNRKIMLLIGLTLMVIVIHEHLGAGKDNASDRFDLNEQFYSTRRILEEAESTATAAAATTGTAENSYASVDMTKIWVGEDEHEEKPDPNKPYSLGPKISNWDEQRAAWLGENRKFPNFVGPNKPRVLLVTGSSPEPCKNQVGDHYLLKSTKNKIDYCRVHGIEVFYNFALFDAEMTGFWAKLPLIRKLLLSHPEVEFFWWMDSDAMFTDMAFEVPWERYEDHNFVLHGWNHEVYENKNWVGLNTGSFLLRNCQWSLDILDVWATMGPKGKIREEAGKLLTEELKDRPVFEADDQSAMVYILATQREMWGNKVYLESAYYLHGYWGILVDRYEEMIETYHPGLGDHRWPLVTHFVGCKPCEKFGDFPMERCFKQMDRAFNFGDNQILQMYGFTHKTLASRRVKRTRNETSNPLQVKDELGLLHPAFKVLKISSS; translated from the coding sequence ATGCTAGACTGGTGCTTCGGACCTCGGCAGCTATGGAAAATCAAGATTTTCGTCCGTAACCGAAAGATAATGCTTCTGATCGGTTTGACATTAATGGTCATCGTCATCCACGAACACCTCGGAGCCGGAAAAGATAATGCTTCTGATCGGTTTGACCTTAACGAGCAGTTCTACTCCACCCGCCGCATCCTCGAGGAGGCCGAATCCACTGCAACTGCAGCCGCTGCCACCACTGGAACTGCGGAGAACAGCTACGCCAGCGTGGACATGACAAAGATTTGGGTGGGCGAAGATGAGCATGAAGAAAAACCTGATCCAAACAAGCCTTATAGTTTGGGACCCAAGATATCTAATTGGGACGAGCAAAGAGCTGCATGGCTGGGAGAAAATCGCAAATTCCCTAATTTTGTCGGACCCAATAAGCCTCGGGTTTTGTTAGTTACCGGGTCATCGCCGGAACCATGTAAAAACCAAGTTGGCGATCATTACCTATTGAAATCGACCAAGAACAAGATTGATTACTGTAGGGTTCATGGGATTGAAGTGTTTTACAACTTTGCTTTGTTTGATGCGGAAATGACTGGGTTTTGGGCTAAGCTTCCGTTGATTCGGAAGCTCTTGCTGTCTCACCCGGAAGTCGAGTTCTTTTGGTGGATGGATAGTGATGCTATGTTTACCGATATGGCGTTCGAGGTGCCGTGGGAGAGGTACGAGGATCACAATTTCGTTTTGCACGGGTGGAATCATGAGGTTTACGAAAATAAGAATTGGGTCGGGTTGAACACGGGTAGTTTCTTGTTGAGAAATTGCCAATGGTCTTTGGACATTCTTGATGTCTGGGCTACGATGGGCCCCAAAGGGAAAATTAGGGAAGAGGCCGGAAAGTTACTCACTGAGGAACTTAAAGATAGGCCGGTTTTCGAAGCTGATGATCAGTCTGCTATGGTTTATATTCTTGCGACCCAGAGGGAAATGTGGGGGAATAAGGTTTATCTTGAGAGTGCTTATTATTTGCACGGTTATTGGGGTATTTTGGTTGATAGGTATGAAGAGATGATTGAGACTTACCATCCGGGTCTTGGGGATCATAGGTGGCCGCTTGTGACTCACTTTGTCGGGTGCAAGCCGTGCGAAAAGTTTGGGGATTTTCCGATGGAAAGATGTTTTAAGCAGATGGATCGTGCTTTCAACTTCGGGGACAATCAAATCCTGCAAATGTACGGGTTTACGCACAAGACGCTTGCAAGTAGGAGGGTGAAGAGAACTAGAAACGAGACAAGCAACCCTCTTCAGGTTAAGGATGAACTTGGTTTGCTTCACCCTGCATTCAAAGTTCTTAAGATATCGTCTTCTTGA
- the LOC131324499 gene encoding xyloglucan 6-xylosyltransferase 2-like, with amino-acid sequence MLDWCFGPRQLWKIKIFLRHRKIMLLIGLTLTVIVIHEHLGAGKDNASDRFDLNEQFYSTRRILEEAESTATAAAATTGTAEYSYANVDMTKIWVGEDEHEEKPDPNKPYSLGPKISNWDEQRAAWLGENRKFPNFVGPNKPRVLLVTGSSPEPCKNQVGDHYLLKSTKNKIDYCRVHGIEVFYNFALFDAEMTGFWAKLPLIRKLLLSHPEVEFFWWMDSDAMFTDMAFEVPWERYEDHNFVLHGWNHEVYENKNWVGLNTGSFLLRNCQWSLDILDVWATMGPKGKIREEAGKLLTEELKDRPVFEADDQSAMVYILATQREMWGNKVYLESAYYLHGYWGILVDRYEEMIENYHPGLGDHRWPLVTHFVGCKPCEKFGDFPMERCFKQMDRAFNFGDNQILQMYGFTHKTLASRRVKRTRNKTSNPLQVKDELGLLHPAFKVLKISSS; translated from the coding sequence ATGCTAGACTGGTGCTTCGGACCTCGGCAGCTATGGAAAATCAAGATTTTCCTCCGTCACCGAAAGATAATGCTTCTGATCGGTTTGACGTTAACGGTCATCGTCATCCACGAACACCTCGGAGCCGGAAAAGATAATGCTTCTGATCGGTTTGACCTTAACGAGCAGTTCTACTCCACCCGCCGCATCCTCGAGGAGGCCGAATCCACTGCAACTGCAGCCGCCGCCACCACTGGAACCGCCGAGTACAGCTACGCCAACGTGGACATGACAAAGATTTGGGTGGGCGAAGATGAGCACGAAGAAAAACCTGATCCAAACAAGCCTTATAGTTTGGGACCCAAGATATCTAATTGGGACGAGCAAAGAGCTGCATGGCTGGGAGAAAATCGCAAATTCCCTAATTTTGTCGGACCCAATAAGCCTCGGGTTTTGTTAGTAACCGGTTCATCGCCGGAACCATGTAAAAACCAAGTTGGCGATCATTACCTATTGAAGTCGACCAAGAACAAGATTGATTACTGTAGGGTTCATGGGATTGAAGTGTTTTACAACTTCGCTTTGTTTGATGCGGAGATGACCGGGTTTTGGGCTAAGCTTCCGTTGATTCGGAAGCTCTTGCTGTCTCACCCGGAAGTCGAGTTCTTTTGGTGGATGGATAGTGATGCTATGTTTACCGATATGGCGTTCGAGGTGCCGTGGGAGAGGTACGAGGATCACAATTTCGTTTTGCACGGGTGGAATCATGAGGTTTACGAAAATAAGAATTGGGTCGGGTTGAACACGGGTAGTTTTTTGTTGAGGAATTGCCAGTGGTCTTTGGACATTCTTGATGTCTGGGCTACGATGGGCCCCAAAGGGAAAATTAGGGAAGAAGCCGGAAAGTTACTCACTGAGGAACTTAAAGATAGGCCGGTTTTCGAAGCTGATGATCAGTCTGCTATGGTTTATATTCTTGCGACCCAGAGGGAAATGTGGGGGAATAAGGTTTATCTTGAGAGTGCTTATTATTTGCACGGTTATTGGGGTATTTTGGTTGATAGGTACGAAGAGATGATTGAGAATTATCATCCGGGTCTCGGGGATCATAGGTGGCCGCTTGTGACTCACTTTGTCGGGTGCAAGCCGTGTGAAAAGTTTGGGGATTTTCCGATGGAAAGGTGTTTTAAGCAGATGGATCGCGCTTTCAACTTCGGGGACAATCAAATCCTGCAAATGTACGGGTTTACGCACAAGACGCTTGCGAGTAGGAGGGTGAAGAGAACTAGAAACAAGACAAGCAACCCTCTTCAGGTTAAGGATGAACTTGGTTTGCTTCACCCTGCATTCAAAGTTCTTAAGATATCGTCTTCTTAA
- the LOC131324500 gene encoding xyloglucan 6-xylosyltransferase 2-like, whose protein sequence is MLDRCFGPPQLWKLKIFLRKGKLTLLCLTLTVIVIREHLGAGKFWTPQQDLNEQFYSTRRDRVLEEAGSTATAAAAATGTAEYSYASVDMTEIWVGEDEHEEKPDPNKPYSLGPKISNWDEQRAAWLGENRKFPNFVGPNKPRVLLVTGSSPEPCKNPVGDHYLLKSIKNKIDYCRVHGIEVFYNFALFDAEMTGFWAKLPLIRKLLLSHPEVEFFWWMDSDAMFTDMAFEVPWERYEDHNFLLNGQHHEVYDNKSWVGLNTGSFLLRNCQWSLDILDVWATMGPKGIIREEAGKLLTRELKYRPAFEADDQSALVYILATQRENWGDKVYLENAYCLHGFWDFLVDRYEEMIENYHPGLGDHRWPLVTHFVGCKPCEKFGDYPMERCFKQMDRAFNFGDNQILQMYGFTHKSLASRRVKRTRNETSNPLQVKDELGLLHHAFKALR, encoded by the coding sequence ATGCTAGACCGGTGCTTCGGACCTCCGCAGCTATGGAAATTGAAGATTTTCCTCCGTAAAGGAAAGTTAACGCTTCTCTGTTTGACGTTAACAGTCATCGTCATCCGCGAACACCTCGGCGCCGGGAAATTCTGGACCCCGCAGCAAGACCTTAACGAGCAGTTCTACTCCACCCGCCGCGACCGCGTCCTCGAGGAGGCCGGATCCACTGCAACTGCAGCCGCCGCCGCCACTGGGACCGCCGAGTACAGCTACGCCAGCGTGGACATGACAGAGATTTGGGTGGGCGAAGATGAGCACGAAGAAAAACCTGATCCAAACAAGCCTTATAGTTTGGGACCCAAGATATCTAATTGGGACGAGCAAAGAGCTGCATGGCTGGGAGAAAATCGCAAATTCCCTAATTTTGTCGGACCCAATAAGCCTCGGGTTTTGTTAGTTACCGGGTCGTCGCCGGAACCATGTAAAAACCCGGTTGGCGATCATTACCTATTGAAGTCGATCAAGAACAAGATTGATTACTGTAGGGTTCATGGGATTGAAGTGTTTTACAACTTCGCTTTGTTTGATGCGGAAATGACCGGGTTTTGGGCTAAACTTCCGTTGATTCGGAAGCTCTTGCTGTCTCACCCGGAAGTCGAGTTCTTTTGGTGGATGGATAGTGATGCTATGTTTACCGATATGGCGTTCGAGGTGCCGTGGGAGAGGTATGAGGATCACAATTTCCTGTTGAACGGGCAACATCATGAGGTTTACGATAACAAGAGTTGGGTCGGGTTGAACACGGGTAGTTTCTTGTTGAGGAATTGCCAGTGGTCTCTGGACATTCTTGATGTATGGGCTACGATGGGCCCCAAGGGGATAATTAGGGAAGAGGCCGGAAAGTTACTCACTAGAGAACTCAAGTACAGGCCTGCTTTCGAAGCTGATGATCAATCGGCTTTGGTTTATATACTTGCGACGCAAAGGGAGAATTGGGGTGATAAGGTGTATCTTGAGAACGCGTATTGCTTGCACGGTTTTTGGGATTTCCTTGTCGATAGATACGAAGAGATGATTGAGAATTACCATCCGGGTCTTGGGGATCATAGGTGGCCGCTAGTGACTCACTTTGTCGGGTGCAAGCCGTGTGAGAAGTTTGGGGATTATCCGATGGAAAGATGTTTTAAGCAGATGGATCGCGCTTTTAACTTTGGGGACAATCAAATCCTGCAAATGTATGGGTTTACACACAAGTCTCTTGCGAGTAGAAGGGTGAAGAGAACTAGAAACGAGACGAGCAACCCTCTTCAAGTCAAGGATGAGCTTGGTTTGCTTCACCATGCATTTAAAGCATTAAGATAG
- the LOC131324501 gene encoding xyloglucan 6-xylosyltransferase 2-like, translating into MLDWCFGPLQLWKIKIFLRNRKIMLLIGLTLTVIVILEHLGAGKFWTPTQQDLNEQFYSTRLETATTATAEYSYANVDMTKIWVGEDEHEEKPDPNKPYSLGTKISNWDELRAAWLGENPKFPNFVGPNKPRVLLVTGSSPEPCKNPVGDHYLLKSIKNKIDYCRVHGIEVFYNFALFDAEMTGFWAKLPLIRKLLLSHPEVEFFWWMDSDAMFTDMAFEVPWERYEDHNFVLNGRYHEVYDNKSWVGLNTGSFLLRNCQWSLDILDVWATMGPKGKIREEAGKLLTRELKYRPAFEADDQSALVYILATQRENWGDKVYLENAYCLHGFWDFFVDRYEEMIENYHPGLGDHRWPLVTHFVGCKPCEKFGDYPMERCFKQMDRAFNFGDNQILQMYGFTHKTLASRRVKRSRNETSNPLQVKDELGLLHPAFKALR; encoded by the coding sequence ATGCTAGACTGGTGCTTCGGACCTTTGCAGCTATGGAAAATCAAGATTTTCCTCCGTAACCGAAAGATAATGCTTTTGATCGGTTTGACGTTAACGGTCATCGTCATCCTCGAACACCTCGGAGCAGGAAAATTCTGGACCCCAACACAGCAAGACCTTAACGAGCAGTTCTACTCCACCCGCCTCGAGACGGCCACCACTGCAACCGCGGAGTACAGCTACGCCAACGTGGACATGACAAAGATTTGGGTGGGCGAAGATGAGCACGAAGAAAAACCTGATCCAAACAAGCCTTATAGCTTGGGAACCAAGATATCTAATTGGGACGAGCTGAGAGCTGCATGGCTGGGAGAAAATCCCAAATTCCCTAATTTTGTCGGACCCAATAAGCCTCGGGTTTTGTTAGTTACCGGGTCGTCGCCGGAACCATGTAAAAACCCGGTTGGCGACCATTACCTATTGAAGTCCATCAAGAACAAGATTGATTACTGTAGGGTTCATGGGATTGAAGTGTTTTACAACTTTGCTTTGTTTGATGCGGAGATGACCGGGTTTTGGGCTAAGCTTCCGTTGATTCGGAAGCTCTTGCTGTCTCACCCGGAAGTCGAGTTCTTTTGGTGGATGGATAGTGATGCTATGTTTACCGATATGGCGTTCGAGGTGCCGTGGGAGAGGTATGAGGATCACAATTTCGTGTTGAACGGGCGATATCATGAGGTTTACGATAACAAGAGTTGGGTCGGGTTGAACACGGGTAGTTTCTTGTTGAGGAATTGCCAGTGGTCTTTGGACATTCTTGATGTCTGGGCAACGATGGGCCCGAAAGGGAAAATTAGGGAAGAGGCTGGAAAGTTACTCACTAGAGAACTCAAGTACAGGCCTGCTTTCGAAGCTGATGATCAATCGGCTTTGGTTTATATACTTGCGACGCAGAGGGAGAATTGGGGCGATAAGGTGTATCTTGAGAACGCGTATTGCTTGCACGGTTTTTGGGATTTCTTTGTCGATAGGTACGAAGAGATGATTGAGAATTACCATCCGGGTCTCGGGGATCATAGGTGGCCGCTTGTGACTCACTTTGTCGGGTGCAAGCCGTGTGAGAAGTTTGGGGATTATCCGATGGAAAGGTGTTTTAAGCAGATGGATCGCGCTTTTAACTTCGGGGACAATCAGATCCTGCAAATGTACGGGTTTACACACAAGACGCTTGCGAGTAGGAGGGTAAAAAGAAGTAGAAACGAGACGAGCAACCCTCTTCAGGTCAAGGATGAGCTTGGTTTGCTTCACCCTGCATTTAAAGCATTAAGATAG
- the LOC131324490 gene encoding xyloglucan 6-xylosyltransferase 2-like, giving the protein MLDRCLGSRKLWKIKRLLRNGKLTLLCLVLTVIVIRGNLGAGKFGTPQQDLIEIRQHFYSGGRRSEPRRVLEEAVTENNYATFDMAKILVDEGEDEKKRDPNKPYSLGPKISDWDEQRAEWLAKNPSFPNFVGPNKPRVLLVTGSSPKPCENPVGDHYLLKSIKNKIDYCRVHGIEVFYNFALFDAEMAGFWAKLPLIRKLLLSHPEVEFLWWMDSDAMFTDMAFEVPWQRYKDHNFVLHGWNEMVYDQKNWIGLNTGSFLLRNCQWSLDILDVWAPMGPKGKVREEAGKLLTKELKDRPVFEADDQSAMVYILATQREMWGKKVYLESAYYLHGYWGILVDRYEEMIETYHPGLGDHRWPLVTHFVGCKPCGKFGDYPVERCLKQMDRAFNFGDNQILQMYGFTHKSLASRRVKRTRNETSNPLEVKDELGLLHPAFKAVKVASS; this is encoded by the coding sequence ATGCTAGACCGGTGCTTAGGCTCGCGCAAGCTGTGGAAGATCAAGCGACTCCTCCGTAACGGGAAGTTAACGCTCCTCTGCCTGGTCCTGACGGTGATCGTCATCCGCGGCAACCTCGGCGCCGGAAAATTCGGCACGCCTCAGCAGGACCTCATCGAGATCCGCCAGCACTTCTACTCCGGCGGCCGCCGCTCCGAACCCCGCCGCGTCCTCGAGGAAGCCGTGACGGAGAACAACTACGCCACGTTCGACATGGCCAAGATCTTGGTCGACGAAGGTGAGGACGAAAAGAAACGTGATCCAAACAAGCCTTATAGCTTGGGTCCCAAGATATCTGATTGGGACGAGCAAAGAGCTGAATGGCTCGCGaaaaaccctagtttccctaACTTCGTGGGGCCCAATAAGCCTAGGGTTTTGCTAGTTACCGGGTCGTCGCCGAAACCGTGTGAAAACCCGGTTGGCGATCATTACCTGTTGAAGTCGATTAAGAACAAGATTGATTACTGTAGGGTACATGGGATTGAGGTGTTTTATAACTTCGCTTTGTTCGATGCGGAGATGGCTGGGTTTTGGGCTAAGCTCCCATTGATCCGGAAGCTCTTGTTGTCTCACCCGGAGGTCGAGTTTTTGTGGTGGATGGATAGTGACGCCATGTTCACCGATATGGCGTTTGAGGTCCCGTGGCAGAGGTACAAGGATCACAATTTTGTGTTGCACGGGTGGAATGAGATGGTTTACGATCAGAAGAATTGGATCGGGTTGAACACGGGTAGCTTCTTGCTGAGGAATTGTCAGTGGTCTTTGGACATTCTTGATGTTTGGGCTCCGATGGGTCCCAAAGGGAAAGTTAGAGAAGAGGCTGGAAAGTTACTCACTAAGGAACTTAAAGATAGGCCGGTTTTTGAAGCTGATGATCAGTCTGCTATGGTTTATATACTCGCAACCCAGAGGGAAATGTGGGGGAAAAAGGTTTATCTTGAGAGTGCTTATTATTTGCACGGTTATTGGGGTATTTTGGTCGATAGGTACGAAGAGATGATTGAGACTTACCATCCAGGTCTTGGGGATCATAGGTGGCCGCTTGTGACTCACTTTGTCGGGTGCAAGCCGTGTGGGAAGTTTGGTGATTATCCGGTGGAGAGGTGTTTGAAGCAGATGGATCGTGCTTTCAACTTTGGGGACAATCAGATTTTGCAAATGTATGGGTTTACGCACAAGTCGCTTGCTAGTAGGAGGGTGAAGAGAACCAGAAATGAGACGAGCAACCCTCTTGAGGTTAAGGATGAGCTTGGTTTGCTTCACCCTGCATTTAAAGCTGTTAAAGTTGCGTCCTCTTGA